In the genome of Xanthomonas translucens pv. cerealis, one region contains:
- a CDS encoding phosphoethanolamine transferase produces MSMSLPHPSSPSRTRWWRYRPLLSNEALALAASAFFALVCNGLFWRSAMSGHPGDLKLCLSLFLLLLSVHGLLLGLLLWRGVSKPLLTVLLLTTAFAAHYMNSYSVYLDADMLRNVLATDHKESRELMTPALIAPLLFHAALPILALWRLRLIQRPPGKALAIRAGFLLAMLALGGVGAMLSFQDLSAMMRNHREIRYLATPINYLVALRQDLKSDSPTHKAPKLPLEHDAIATARAPGSKPRLLVVVLGETARAQNWGLNGYVRQTTPQLAQLGVINFPDMHSCGTSTEVSVPCMFSPFGRHDYNEGNIRKHQSLLHVLEHAGIATLWRDNQSGCKGVCDGLAIQRLDDAKDPQLCKDGRCMDEILLQDLATQVRAKPGDRVVVLHQLGSHGPSYFERYPAGFRRFTPTCDTADLGNCERDLIANAYDNSLLYTDHLLARTVSTLQTMPDYDTAMIYLSDHGESLGEKGLYLHGVPYAIAPQEQTHVPMVMWFSPGFASDRGLDLACVRARSRQYADQDNLFPSVLGLMQVKTGVYQRSRDLFAQCAGSGSATAAGAANR; encoded by the coding sequence ATGAGCATGTCGTTGCCGCATCCCAGCAGCCCGTCCCGGACCCGCTGGTGGCGCTACCGCCCACTACTGAGCAACGAAGCGCTGGCGTTGGCGGCCAGCGCGTTCTTCGCCCTGGTCTGCAACGGCTTGTTCTGGCGCAGCGCGATGAGCGGCCACCCCGGCGACCTGAAGCTGTGCTTGTCGCTGTTCCTGCTGCTGCTGTCGGTGCACGGCCTGCTGCTGGGCCTGCTGCTGTGGCGCGGCGTGTCCAAGCCGCTGCTGACCGTGCTGCTGCTCACCACCGCGTTCGCCGCGCACTACATGAACAGCTACAGCGTCTACCTGGACGCGGACATGCTGCGCAACGTGCTGGCCACCGACCACAAGGAATCGCGTGAACTGATGACTCCGGCGCTGATCGCGCCGCTGCTGTTCCACGCCGCGCTGCCGATCCTGGCGCTGTGGCGGCTGCGCCTGATCCAGCGTCCGCCGGGCAAGGCGCTGGCGATCCGTGCCGGCTTCCTGCTGGCGATGCTGGCGCTGGGCGGCGTCGGCGCGATGCTATCGTTCCAGGACCTGTCGGCCATGATGCGCAATCATCGCGAGATCCGCTACCTGGCCACGCCGATCAACTACCTGGTCGCGTTGCGGCAGGACTTGAAGTCCGACAGCCCCACGCACAAGGCGCCGAAACTGCCGCTGGAACACGACGCGATCGCCACCGCGCGCGCGCCCGGCAGCAAGCCGCGCTTGCTGGTGGTGGTGCTGGGCGAGACCGCACGCGCGCAGAACTGGGGCTTGAACGGCTACGTCCGCCAGACCACGCCGCAACTGGCGCAGCTGGGCGTGATCAACTTTCCCGACATGCATTCGTGCGGCACCAGCACCGAGGTCTCGGTGCCGTGCATGTTCTCCCCATTCGGCCGCCACGACTACAACGAAGGCAACATCCGCAAGCACCAGTCGCTGCTGCACGTGCTCGAGCACGCCGGCATCGCCACGCTGTGGCGCGACAACCAGTCAGGCTGCAAGGGCGTGTGCGACGGCCTGGCGATCCAGCGCCTGGACGACGCCAAGGACCCGCAGCTGTGCAAGGACGGGCGCTGCATGGACGAGATCCTGCTGCAGGACCTGGCCACGCAGGTGCGCGCCAAGCCCGGCGACCGCGTGGTCGTGCTGCACCAGCTCGGCAGCCACGGCCCCAGCTATTTCGAACGCTATCCGGCCGGCTTCCGCCGCTTCACCCCGACCTGCGATACCGCCGACCTGGGCAACTGCGAGCGCGACCTGATCGCCAATGCCTACGACAACTCGCTGCTGTACACCGACCATCTGTTGGCGCGCACCGTATCCACGCTGCAAACGATGCCCGACTACGACACCGCGATGATCTACCTGTCCGACCACGGCGAGTCGCTGGGCGAGAAGGGCCTGTACCTGCACGGCGTGCCGTATGCGATCGCCCCGCAGGAGCAGACCCACGTGCCGATGGTGATGTGGTTCTCGCCTGGCTTCGCCAGCGACCGCGGCCTAGACCTGGCCTGCGTGCGGGCGCGGTCGCGCCAGTACGCCGACCAGGACAACCTGTTCCCGTCGGTGCTGGGGCTGATGCAGGTCAAGACCGGCGTCTACCAACGTTCGCGCGACCTGTTCGCGCAGTGCGCCGGTAGCGGCAGCGCAACCGCCGCAGGCGCAGCAAACCGCTGA
- a CDS encoding M2 family metallopeptidase, producing the protein MNHRPLLLALYIGAGVLALSACRKEASTETGTAPPPAAPGESADQFVARINEEYRALLPELTSAQWLSVTYINGDSERLVSKANARWLTTLNGWIAQAKRYEGKPMSADSARALQLLKLMTAMPAPRDPAKLAELATLASRMEGAYGAAAYCSGEGDAHRCRQLGELEDVLRRSRDYGQQLDAWQGWHGTAQPLRQDYRRFVELVNEGAREMGYADTGAMWRSGYDMPPAQIAAETDRLWAQVKPLYEQLHCYTRGKLDAEYGKDKGEVAGGLLPAHLLGNMWQQDWSNLWDLLQPYPGAGSLDITDTLEKQYQSNLGAALARRNGDTSPEARFMAQRDAQLQSAKQMTERAQDFYTSLAMPKLPDSYWARSQFIKPLERNVVCHASAWDMDMAGDVRTKMCIQPNEEDFTTIYHELGHLYYDLAYNPLPPLFQGGANDGFHEAIGDTIVLAMTPHYLHSIGLVEAPQRSREALINAQMRMALSKVAFLPFGLMIDRWRWGVFDGSIAPEHYNQAWWELKARYQGVAPPTPRGEDFFDPGAKYHVPGNTPYTRYFLSHILQFQFYKGLCDAAGYNGPLYECSFYGNKEAGQKFWSMLQRGGSQPWQQTLKELTGNDKLDAAPLLEYFAPMQEWLKQQNQGQMCGWQAAKAVQAGAAATAATPAPKPQ; encoded by the coding sequence GTGAACCACCGCCCTCTGCTGCTTGCGCTGTACATCGGCGCTGGCGTGCTTGCGCTGTCCGCGTGCCGCAAGGAAGCCAGCACCGAGACCGGCACCGCGCCGCCGCCGGCCGCACCCGGCGAGAGCGCCGACCAGTTCGTCGCCCGCATCAACGAGGAGTACCGCGCGCTGCTGCCGGAGCTGACCTCGGCGCAGTGGCTGTCGGTCACCTACATCAACGGCGACTCGGAACGGCTGGTATCCAAGGCCAACGCGCGCTGGCTGACCACGCTCAACGGCTGGATCGCGCAGGCCAAGCGCTACGAGGGCAAGCCGATGTCCGCCGACAGCGCGCGTGCGCTGCAGCTGCTGAAGCTGATGACCGCAATGCCGGCGCCGCGCGACCCGGCCAAGCTGGCCGAACTGGCCACGCTGGCCTCGAGGATGGAAGGCGCCTACGGCGCGGCCGCCTATTGCAGCGGCGAAGGCGACGCGCACCGCTGCCGGCAGCTGGGCGAACTGGAAGACGTGCTGCGCCGCAGCCGCGACTACGGCCAGCAGCTCGACGCATGGCAGGGCTGGCACGGCACCGCGCAGCCGCTGCGCCAGGACTACCGGCGCTTCGTCGAACTGGTCAACGAAGGCGCCCGCGAAATGGGCTATGCCGATACCGGCGCGATGTGGCGCAGCGGCTATGACATGCCGCCGGCGCAGATCGCCGCCGAGACCGACCGGCTGTGGGCCCAGGTCAAGCCGTTGTACGAGCAACTGCACTGCTACACCCGCGGCAAGCTCGACGCCGAGTACGGCAAGGACAAGGGCGAGGTCGCCGGCGGCCTGCTGCCGGCGCACCTGCTCGGCAACATGTGGCAGCAGGACTGGAGCAACCTGTGGGATCTGCTGCAGCCCTACCCCGGCGCCGGCAGCCTGGACATCACCGACACCCTGGAAAAGCAGTACCAGAGCAACCTCGGCGCGGCGTTGGCGCGGCGCAATGGCGACACCTCGCCGGAAGCGCGGTTCATGGCCCAGCGCGATGCGCAGCTGCAGAGCGCCAAGCAGATGACCGAGCGCGCGCAGGATTTCTACACCTCGCTGGCGATGCCCAAGCTGCCCGACAGCTACTGGGCGCGTAGCCAGTTCATCAAACCGCTGGAGCGCAACGTGGTCTGCCATGCCAGCGCCTGGGACATGGACATGGCCGGCGACGTGCGCACCAAGATGTGCATCCAGCCGAACGAGGAAGACTTCACCACCATCTACCACGAGCTCGGCCACCTTTATTACGACCTTGCCTACAATCCGCTGCCGCCGCTGTTCCAGGGCGGCGCCAACGACGGCTTCCACGAGGCGATCGGCGACACCATCGTGCTGGCGATGACCCCGCACTACCTGCATTCGATCGGCCTGGTCGAAGCGCCGCAGCGCAGCCGCGAGGCGCTGATCAATGCGCAGATGCGCATGGCGCTGAGCAAGGTCGCGTTCCTGCCGTTCGGGCTGATGATCGACCGCTGGCGCTGGGGCGTGTTCGACGGCTCGATCGCGCCGGAGCACTACAACCAGGCCTGGTGGGAACTGAAGGCCAGGTACCAGGGCGTGGCCCCGCCGACGCCGCGCGGCGAGGATTTCTTCGACCCCGGCGCCAAGTACCACGTGCCCGGCAACACGCCGTACACGCGCTACTTCCTGTCGCATATCCTGCAGTTCCAGTTCTACAAGGGCCTGTGCGACGCGGCCGGCTACAATGGCCCGCTGTACGAATGCAGCTTCTACGGCAACAAGGAAGCCGGGCAGAAATTCTGGTCGATGCTGCAACGTGGCGGCAGCCAGCCGTGGCAGCAAACGCTCAAGGAACTGACCGGCAACGACAAGCTCGACGCCGCCCCGCTGCTGGAATACTTCGCGCCGATGCAGGAGTGGCTCAAGCAGCAGAACCAGGGGCAGATGTGCGGCTGGCAGGCGGCAAAGGCCGTGCAGGCAGGCGCCGCCGCGACTGCCGCGACGCCTGCGCCCAAGCCGCAGTAA
- a CDS encoding GNAT family N-acetyltransferase gives MGQSASQAADAAVSLARVRRRDGLALIQAHRASTALHHPWTYPFTDVPGFNAWYAQTLDGSNVALLARARDSGQPAGLFTFSQVVGGCFQSAYLGYHAMAGYEGRGLMTHALRLCVAYAFSELGLHRVEANIQPDNARSLALVRRAGFRHEGYSPRYLRIGGVWRDHERWARLADD, from the coding sequence ATGGGCCAGAGCGCGAGCCAGGCCGCCGACGCCGCCGTGTCGCTGGCGCGGGTGCGGCGCCGCGACGGCCTGGCGCTGATCCAGGCGCACCGCGCCAGCACCGCCCTGCATCATCCGTGGACGTATCCGTTCACCGACGTGCCCGGCTTCAACGCCTGGTATGCGCAGACCCTGGACGGCAGCAACGTCGCGCTGCTGGCGCGCGCGCGCGACAGCGGCCAGCCTGCCGGCCTGTTCACCTTCAGCCAGGTGGTCGGCGGCTGCTTCCAGAGCGCCTACCTGGGCTACCACGCGATGGCCGGCTACGAAGGCCGCGGGCTGATGACCCACGCGCTGCGGCTGTGCGTGGCCTACGCGTTCTCCGAACTGGGCCTGCATCGCGTGGAGGCCAACATCCAGCCGGACAACGCACGTTCGCTGGCGCTAGTGCGGCGCGCCGGCTTCCGCCACGAAGGCTATTCGCCGCGCTACCTGCGCATCGGCGGGGTGTGGCGCGACCATGAGCGTTGGGCGCGGTTGGCGGACGATTGA
- a CDS encoding multidrug effflux MFS transporter: MTTAVPSTRYMALLLAGLAMFGPFAIDTIFPAFPQLAQRLRADPVAIQQTVSVYLLAYALMGLAHGPLSDAWGRKPVIVGGLVVFALASAGCALSRDLGTLLVFRVLQGCSAGVGTIVGRAVIRDLYQGHDAQRLMSQVSMIFGIAPAIAPIIGGWLLATGAGWPLIFWFLVGFSLLLLVTTLLWMPETHPLQARTPLAPRTLLRDYIAIAFNARFQRLAAASAFNFAGVFLYIASAPVFIIDLLHRTERDFAWLFIPTIGGMTLGSFLSGRMAGRIGPLRQVRIGFICCGVSVAGNIAYTAIAPQIALPWAVLPIFVAGLGMALIFPILALAVLDMYPRQRGLASSLQAFTQLILNTVVAGALSPLLSGRTMHLALGSGALFLIGWGFWRWERRSGKRLPRPGSQVPQREPADPV, from the coding sequence ATGACCACGGCCGTTCCCTCCACCCGCTACATGGCGCTGCTGCTCGCCGGCCTGGCGATGTTCGGCCCGTTCGCGATCGACACCATCTTCCCGGCGTTCCCGCAGCTGGCGCAGCGCCTGCGCGCCGACCCGGTGGCGATCCAGCAGACGGTCAGCGTCTATCTGCTGGCCTACGCGCTGATGGGCCTGGCGCATGGGCCGCTGTCCGACGCCTGGGGCCGCAAGCCGGTGATCGTCGGCGGTCTGGTGGTGTTCGCGCTGGCTTCGGCCGGCTGCGCGCTGTCGCGCGACCTGGGCACGCTGCTGGTGTTCCGCGTGCTGCAGGGATGTTCCGCCGGCGTGGGCACGATCGTCGGCCGCGCGGTGATCCGCGACCTGTACCAGGGCCACGACGCGCAGCGGCTGATGAGCCAGGTGTCGATGATCTTCGGCATCGCCCCGGCGATCGCGCCGATCATCGGCGGCTGGCTGCTGGCCACCGGCGCAGGCTGGCCGCTGATCTTCTGGTTCCTGGTCGGGTTCTCGCTGCTGTTGCTGGTGACCACGCTGCTCTGGATGCCGGAGACGCATCCGTTGCAGGCGCGCACCCCACTGGCGCCGCGCACGCTGCTGCGCGACTACATCGCGATCGCGTTCAACGCGCGCTTCCAGCGCCTGGCCGCCGCCAGCGCGTTCAACTTCGCCGGCGTGTTCCTGTACATCGCCTCGGCACCGGTGTTCATCATCGACCTGCTGCACCGCACCGAGCGCGATTTCGCCTGGCTGTTCATTCCGACCATCGGCGGCATGACCCTGGGCTCGTTCCTGTCCGGGCGCATGGCCGGGCGCATCGGGCCGCTGCGGCAGGTGCGCATCGGCTTCATCTGCTGCGGCGTGTCGGTGGCCGGCAACATCGCCTATACCGCGATCGCGCCGCAGATCGCGCTGCCGTGGGCGGTGCTGCCGATCTTCGTGGCCGGCCTGGGCATGGCGCTGATCTTCCCGATCCTGGCGCTGGCGGTGCTGGACATGTACCCGCGCCAGCGCGGGCTGGCCTCGTCGCTGCAGGCCTTCACCCAGCTGATCCTCAACACCGTGGTGGCCGGGGCGCTGTCGCCGCTGCTCAGCGGCCGGACGATGCATCTGGCGCTGGGCTCGGGCGCGTTGTTCCTGATCGGCTGGGGCTTCTGGCGCTGGGAGCGGCGCAGCGGCAAGCGCCTGCCGCGGCCCGGCAGTCAGGTGCCGCAACGGGAACCGGCCGATCCGGTGTGA
- the raxB gene encoding peptidase domain-containing ABC transporter RaxB (Cleaves RaxX at a Gly-Gly motif on export.), protein MSVWLQQLRRLAGARRMPIVLQGQVGECGLAAMAMVAHYHGCRVGLAALRRRFLLSRQGTTLASLVSIAQAIGLQARALRLEMDALDDLQLPCILHWDLNHFVVLKRVGARHIEINDPANGPRRLHRTEFAKHFTGIALELAPAADFRPQPAPPPLALSSLIGRVHGLKRAVWQIVALALALELVSLGMPFQLQWIVDQALPSADIGLIDALGIGFLLLVLLHAAIGLLRGWLITTFSAQLAFQWMGQVFAHLLALPLAYFEKRHLGGIQSRFDSILQIQRTLTTGFMQTMVDGVLVIGTLCLMLAYSPGLSAITLLAVAAYAGMRALWLGRLRDAAAEELLWDARQHTHFLESVRGVQAILLFGRQHQRRMDWTHLLAEQTNAHLRLNRGEVSLASVKLLLFGAERVLVVWLAAFVVLRNQLSLGMLLAFLAYREQFALRLSGLIDRLAEFRLLRIHLERVADIVHHPREQAGEQPDPGRWHDTCIELRGLGFRYADDAAPVLDQVNLQIRAGECVAITGVSGCGKTTLVKLILGLLQPTEGEIRIGGRPLTGALLAQYRANVGTVMQDDMLFTGSVADNITFFDPEPDHERMRDCARMASVHEDVERMPLGYDSALSEAGAGLSGGQRQRLLLARALYKSPRILVLDEATSHLDVMNESRVNAAIHALQLTRIIVAHRRETLRMAARVITLAHGRVVGDHPIEDWLRLPAQAPVEDGLAS, encoded by the coding sequence ATGAGCGTGTGGCTGCAGCAACTGCGCAGACTTGCCGGTGCGCGCCGCATGCCGATCGTCCTGCAGGGTCAGGTGGGCGAATGCGGGCTGGCGGCGATGGCGATGGTCGCCCACTACCATGGCTGCCGTGTGGGCCTTGCCGCGCTGCGGCGGCGCTTCCTGCTGTCGCGGCAGGGCACCACGCTGGCGAGCCTGGTGTCGATCGCGCAGGCGATCGGCCTGCAGGCGCGGGCGCTGCGCCTGGAGATGGACGCGCTCGACGACCTGCAGCTGCCGTGCATCCTGCATTGGGATCTCAATCATTTCGTGGTGCTCAAGCGCGTCGGCGCGCGCCACATCGAGATCAACGATCCGGCCAATGGCCCGCGTCGTCTGCACCGCACCGAGTTCGCCAAGCATTTCACCGGGATCGCGCTGGAACTGGCGCCAGCGGCGGACTTCCGCCCGCAGCCCGCCCCGCCGCCGCTGGCCTTGTCCTCGCTGATCGGCCGCGTGCATGGATTGAAACGCGCGGTTTGGCAGATAGTGGCGTTGGCGCTGGCATTGGAATTGGTCAGCCTGGGCATGCCGTTCCAGTTGCAATGGATCGTGGACCAGGCATTGCCGTCGGCCGATATCGGGTTGATCGACGCGCTGGGGATCGGATTTTTGCTGCTGGTGCTGCTGCACGCCGCGATCGGCCTGCTGCGCGGCTGGCTGATCACCACGTTTTCGGCGCAACTGGCGTTCCAATGGATGGGGCAGGTCTTCGCGCATCTGCTCGCGCTGCCGCTGGCGTATTTCGAGAAACGCCACCTCGGCGGCATCCAGTCGCGGTTCGACTCCATCCTGCAGATTCAGCGCACCCTGACCACCGGCTTCATGCAGACCATGGTCGATGGCGTGCTGGTGATCGGCACGCTGTGCCTGATGCTGGCCTATAGCCCAGGCCTGAGCGCGATCACCTTGCTGGCGGTGGCCGCCTATGCGGGCATGCGTGCGCTGTGGCTGGGCAGGTTGCGCGATGCGGCGGCCGAGGAGTTGCTGTGGGATGCCAGACAGCACACCCATTTCCTGGAAAGCGTGCGCGGCGTGCAGGCCATCCTCCTGTTCGGACGGCAGCACCAGCGGCGGATGGACTGGACCCATCTGCTGGCCGAGCAGACCAATGCGCACTTGCGGCTGAACCGTGGCGAGGTCTCGCTGGCGTCGGTGAAACTGCTGCTGTTCGGCGCCGAGCGCGTGCTGGTGGTGTGGCTTGCGGCCTTCGTGGTGCTGCGTAATCAGCTGTCGCTGGGCATGCTGCTGGCGTTTCTAGCCTATCGCGAACAGTTCGCGCTGCGCCTGAGCGGGCTGATCGACCGGCTCGCCGAATTCCGTCTGCTGCGCATCCACCTGGAGCGCGTCGCCGATATCGTCCATCACCCGCGCGAACAGGCCGGCGAACAGCCCGACCCGGGTCGCTGGCACGACACCTGCATCGAACTGCGCGGGCTTGGCTTCCGCTATGCGGACGATGCGGCGCCGGTGCTGGATCAAGTGAACCTGCAGATTCGCGCCGGCGAGTGCGTGGCGATCACCGGCGTGTCCGGGTGCGGCAAGACCACGCTGGTCAAGCTGATCCTGGGCCTGCTCCAGCCGACCGAGGGCGAGATCCGGATCGGCGGCCGGCCCCTGACCGGCGCGCTGCTGGCGCAGTACCGCGCGAACGTCGGCACGGTGATGCAGGACGACATGCTGTTCACCGGATCGGTGGCCGATAACATCACTTTCTTCGATCCTGAGCCGGATCATGAACGCATGCGCGATTGTGCGCGCATGGCATCGGTGCACGAGGACGTGGAGCGGATGCCGCTCGGCTACGACTCGGCGTTGAGCGAGGCCGGCGCCGGGCTGTCCGGCGGGCAGCGGCAACGCCTGCTGCTGGCGCGCGCTTTATACAAATCGCCGCGGATCCTGGTCCTGGACGAGGCCACCAGCCACCTGGACGTGATGAACGAAAGCCGCGTCAATGCCGCGATCCATGCCTTGCAACTGACCCGGATCATCGTCGCGCACCGCCGCGAAACCCTGCGCATGGCGGCACGGGTCATCACCCTGGCGCACGGCCGCGTGGTCGGCGACCACCCGATCGAGGACTGGCTGCGGCTCCCCGCGCAGGCGCCGGTCGAGGACGGCCTGGCCTCCTGA
- a CDS encoding HlyD family secretion protein: MSMLFRRQAVDHQRRAGLGRIVLRHGRATQLCVLAVTLIVAGLVAVFFCLGFARSQTLQGVLTPTQGMVAISSPQAGVVVAIRAAEGQGVAAGRVLFVLSAEHRDDRARPTAQAASVLAARERLAVEAMEQIRTQGRMQQQALAQSMSGMQARLAHLDGELAVLRRRQQLTEAIEQRYRTAMARGLVSQQFVDEKMAESMDQRARTLDLERDRMALADALAQARQDLRQLQPGLREQLLAAEASLQQARRESIEQAAAAQWEVRAPCAGRIALRPLLRGQAVAAGQRLADVVPASTALDVVLYAPSQAVGLTRPGMPVQLRFDALPYQHYGQFAGRVVAVARMPEPAAAGVGAAVEPLYRVRVRLAEGAAVRARLGAVLRPGMRVQGTLKLEWRRFAQWAFEPLADVRGGAR, translated from the coding sequence CTGAGCATGCTGTTCCGTCGCCAGGCCGTGGACCACCAGCGCCGCGCCGGGCTCGGGCGCATCGTGCTCAGGCACGGGCGCGCGACGCAGCTATGCGTGCTGGCGGTGACGCTGATCGTGGCCGGACTGGTCGCCGTGTTCTTCTGCCTGGGCTTCGCGCGCAGCCAGACCTTGCAAGGCGTGCTCACCCCGACGCAGGGCATGGTCGCGATCAGCAGTCCGCAGGCCGGTGTGGTGGTTGCGATCCGGGCGGCGGAGGGGCAGGGCGTGGCGGCCGGGCGGGTGCTGTTCGTGCTGTCGGCCGAGCACCGCGACGACCGCGCGCGGCCGACCGCGCAGGCCGCGTCGGTGTTGGCCGCGCGCGAGCGCCTGGCGGTCGAGGCCATGGAGCAGATCCGCACCCAGGGCCGCATGCAGCAGCAGGCGTTGGCGCAGTCCATGAGCGGCATGCAGGCCAGGCTGGCGCACCTGGATGGCGAGCTTGCAGTGCTGCGCCGGCGCCAGCAACTGACCGAAGCGATCGAGCAGCGCTACCGCACCGCGATGGCGCGCGGCCTGGTCAGCCAGCAATTCGTCGACGAGAAGATGGCCGAGTCGATGGACCAGCGCGCGCGGACCTTGGACCTGGAGCGCGACCGCATGGCGCTGGCCGATGCGCTGGCGCAAGCGCGCCAGGACCTGCGCCAGCTGCAGCCAGGCCTGCGCGAACAACTGCTCGCCGCCGAGGCGAGCCTGCAGCAGGCCAGGCGCGAGAGCATCGAGCAGGCCGCGGCCGCGCAATGGGAAGTGCGCGCGCCGTGTGCCGGACGCATCGCCCTGCGGCCGCTGCTGCGCGGGCAGGCGGTGGCCGCCGGGCAGCGCCTGGCCGACGTGGTGCCGGCCTCCACTGCGCTGGACGTGGTGCTGTACGCCCCCTCGCAGGCGGTGGGACTGACGCGGCCGGGGATGCCGGTGCAACTGCGCTTCGATGCGTTGCCCTACCAGCACTACGGGCAGTTCGCCGGCCGCGTGGTCGCGGTGGCAAGGATGCCGGAGCCGGCTGCGGCCGGCGTGGGAGCGGCGGTCGAGCCGCTGTACCGGGTCCGGGTGCGCCTGGCCGAAGGCGCTGCCGTGCGCGCCCGGCTTGGCGCCGTGCTGCGGCCAGGCATGCGCGTGCAGGGCACGCTCAAGCTGGAGTGGCGGCGTTTTGCGCAGTGGGCGTTCGAGCCGCTCGCCGATGTGCGCGGCGGCGCGCGATGA
- the raxST gene encoding RiPP modification sulfotransferase RaxST, with translation MDYHFISGLPRSGSSLLAALLRQNPRVHAEVTSPLARLYAAMLMGMSEEYPSNVQLDDAQRARLLRGIFDAFYQDRRQAQWVFDTNRAWCSRLPALAALFPDTRIVCCVREVGWIVDSFERLAQAQPLRLSALFGYDPEDSLSMRADLLTGARGVLGYALDGLRQAVYGDHAGRLLLLRYETLARHPAQAMEQVYAFLQMPAFAHDYANLEGDAERFDAALQTPGLHRVRRTVGYVPRRSVLPPELFERLQQLAFWETDSVPGVRIV, from the coding sequence TTGGACTACCACTTCATCTCCGGCCTGCCTCGCTCCGGATCGTCCTTGCTGGCCGCGTTGCTGCGCCAGAATCCGCGCGTGCATGCCGAAGTCACCTCGCCGCTGGCCAGACTGTACGCCGCGATGTTGATGGGCATGAGCGAGGAGTACCCCTCCAACGTGCAGCTGGACGATGCCCAGCGCGCGCGCCTGCTGCGCGGCATCTTCGACGCCTTCTACCAGGATCGGCGGCAGGCGCAGTGGGTGTTCGACACCAACCGCGCCTGGTGCAGCCGCCTGCCGGCGCTGGCCGCGTTGTTCCCGGACACGCGCATCGTCTGCTGCGTGCGCGAGGTGGGCTGGATCGTGGACAGCTTCGAGCGCCTGGCGCAGGCGCAGCCGCTGCGGTTGTCGGCGCTGTTCGGCTACGATCCGGAGGATTCGCTGTCCATGCGCGCCGATCTGCTGACTGGCGCGCGCGGTGTGCTCGGCTATGCGCTGGACGGCCTGCGCCAGGCGGTCTACGGCGACCATGCCGGGCGCCTGCTGCTGCTGCGCTACGAGACGTTGGCACGGCATCCGGCACAGGCGATGGAGCAGGTGTACGCGTTCCTGCAGATGCCCGCCTTCGCCCACGACTATGCCAACCTGGAAGGCGATGCCGAGCGTTTCGATGCGGCCCTGCAGACCCCCGGCCTGCATCGCGTCCGCCGCACGGTGGGCTATGTGCCGCGTCGCAGCGTGCTGCCGCCGGAGCTGTTCGAGCGGCTGCAGCAGCTTGCGTTCTGGGAAACCGACAGCGTGCCTGGCGTGCGCATCGTATGA
- the raxX gene encoding RaxX family RiPP encodes MHLLNKRKPTGLRPLQPESQRKRVAPLDEALWKKVGGGDYPPSGPNGKHNPPGGGHG; translated from the coding sequence ATGCATCTGCTGAACAAGCGCAAACCGACCGGCCTTCGCCCGCTGCAGCCGGAATCGCAGCGCAAGCGCGTGGCCCCGCTGGACGAAGCCCTGTGGAAGAAAGTGGGCGGCGGCGATTACCCGCCTTCGGGCCCCAACGGTAAGCACAATCCGCCTGGTGGTGGTCACGGGTGA